The following coding sequences are from one Virgibacillus necropolis window:
- a CDS encoding RNA polymerase sigma factor — MEEKTDAALIKLINKKHRPALEELYERYIKLIYSVVFKFCNGNEEVAKEMVQLVFLKLWTTKSSYDPSKGKFVNWLLTIVRNVCIDYIRKEKKHPHDNSQYETDRTSNLADPIDPIDENIKGIEIAKAKNKLSASQRRVIDLLYWEGYSLTEIAEIENAPVGTIKSRLYQSLKQLKKYLELEGS; from the coding sequence GTGGAGGAAAAAACGGATGCTGCGCTAATAAAATTAATAAATAAAAAACATCGTCCAGCATTAGAAGAGCTTTATGAAAGGTATATCAAATTAATCTATAGTGTTGTTTTTAAGTTCTGTAACGGAAATGAAGAAGTAGCTAAAGAAATGGTTCAGTTAGTTTTTTTAAAACTTTGGACGACGAAAAGCAGTTATGACCCCTCTAAAGGAAAGTTTGTAAATTGGTTACTTACTATCGTTCGAAATGTGTGCATTGACTATATCAGAAAAGAGAAAAAGCATCCACATGATAACAGCCAGTATGAAACGGATAGAACAAGTAATTTGGCTGATCCAATTGATCCAATTGATGAAAATATTAAAGGTATTGAAATCGCTAAAGCAAAAAACAAACTTTCCGCTTCTCAAAGAAGAGTAATAGATTTACTTTATTGGGAAGGGTATTCTCTTACTGAAATAGCGGAAATTGAAAATGCACCAGTAGGTACCATAAAAAGCAGGCTGTATCAGTCGCTCAAACAATTAAAGAAATACCTAGAACTGGAGGGTTCATAA
- a CDS encoding anti-sigma factor produces MGRECEHLLYYIANTLDDTERKKFKEHLNHCEECAKDYIQLIDTWDELQFDFEEREVPQSLKAEVLDYVFEKDNKTIDDNTMKDRMKQWGLSLKRQFTPLTTGLVLVMLIVISVLTLGSIQSNNQLVNEPSTPITILSAMNLTAADENSSNATGNAFVVKEGEARKLVIQVSDLPKLEGSKVYQVWLLENGERQNAGIFTTNESGSGILTYQLSQEQSFDKIGITMEPDQNSKQPRGEKVIGS; encoded by the coding sequence ATGGGGAGGGAATGTGAACATTTACTTTATTATATAGCAAATACACTCGATGATACTGAACGAAAGAAGTTCAAAGAGCATTTGAACCATTGTGAAGAATGTGCGAAAGATTATATACAGCTAATAGACACATGGGATGAATTACAGTTTGATTTTGAAGAACGAGAGGTTCCGCAATCTTTAAAGGCGGAAGTGCTTGATTATGTATTCGAAAAAGATAATAAGACTATAGATGATAATACAATGAAAGATAGGATGAAACAGTGGGGGCTGAGCTTGAAAAGACAGTTTACACCATTGACAACAGGTTTAGTGCTAGTGATGTTGATTGTGATAAGCGTATTAACATTAGGAAGTATTCAATCAAATAATCAACTAGTTAATGAACCTAGCACTCCTATTACAATTTTATCCGCCATGAACCTTACAGCAGCTGATGAAAATTCGAGTAACGCTACTGGTAATGCGTTTGTCGTTAAGGAAGGGGAGGCCAGAAAGCTAGTTATTCAAGTAAGTGATTTACCAAAATTAGAAGGAAGTAAAGTCTACCAAGTATGGCTATTGGAAAATGGTGAACGACAAAATGCAGGTATATTCACAACGAATGAATCTGGGTCTGGAATTTTAACGTATCAATTATCTCAAGAACAATCATTTGATAAAATTGGAATAACGATGGAACCTGACCAAAACAGCAAGCAGCCGAGAGGTGAGAAAGTAATTGGGTCATAA
- a CDS encoding ATP-dependent DNA helicase → MIRNNSLPFTVTKVDNFFDRLGDYVGDVFYDILPEKGYELRDEQIYMAFQLEQAFKNKRTIFAEAGVGTGKTFVYLLYAICYARYRGKPAIISCADETLIEQLVKKGGDIEKLEEALGLNIDVRLAKAREQYVCIKKLDPIANRTDDKSILQVHDQIPDFVFDTSASMKSFERYGDRKEYPWVSNATWEKIAWDPLQQCSTCEWRHRSGQTLNRDYYRHATDIIICSHDFYMEHVWTKESRKREGQLPLLPESSSVVFDEGHLLEFAAQKGLTYRFNFEALNKVLTGYMGQDVREESLLLIEDILLLHEEWFDLLSDNASAVEGSNRIEISLTENIIDIAQRLHDNVQQLLEELVFDAELFTIEDYHVKIIEEYLEFFSYGLSILLKDDEGIFWLEENDMTSTLVIMPRLVEDVLKKEVFSQGIPFVFSSATLSRGKDFTYLASSLGINRYDSCSVASPFDYEQKMKINGHIESSLQEKWENIGNQLVDNNGKALVLFSSIEEMNLFRQWAIDQEWPFTMLYEGDQEISKTVKDFQNDQPAVLCSYNLWEGLDIPGEALTKVIISSLPFPPKDPVFQAKRKHTEHPEQEVDAPYMVLRIRQGIGRLIRTNEDFGTIDIWMTEKESEMYQKTIESVLPVEMEWK, encoded by the coding sequence ATGATTAGAAATAATTCACTTCCATTTACTGTAACAAAGGTAGACAATTTTTTTGACCGATTAGGCGATTATGTTGGAGATGTTTTTTATGACATTTTGCCTGAAAAAGGTTATGAACTACGGGATGAACAAATATATATGGCCTTTCAATTGGAACAGGCTTTTAAAAATAAACGTACGATTTTCGCTGAGGCAGGGGTTGGAACAGGGAAGACCTTTGTTTATTTATTGTACGCTATTTGCTATGCACGCTATCGTGGGAAACCGGCAATCATTTCTTGTGCTGACGAAACATTAATTGAGCAGCTCGTTAAAAAAGGTGGAGATATTGAGAAGCTTGAGGAAGCATTAGGTCTAAACATTGACGTAAGATTAGCGAAAGCGCGGGAACAGTACGTTTGTATAAAAAAACTAGATCCTATTGCTAATCGAACAGATGACAAGAGCATTTTACAAGTTCATGATCAAATTCCTGATTTTGTCTTTGATACAAGTGCATCAATGAAATCCTTCGAGCGTTACGGGGACCGGAAAGAATATCCGTGGGTATCAAACGCGACATGGGAGAAAATTGCTTGGGACCCATTACAGCAGTGTTCAACTTGTGAATGGCGGCATCGCAGTGGGCAGACATTGAATAGGGACTACTACCGCCATGCGACGGATATTATTATTTGTTCCCACGACTTTTATATGGAGCATGTTTGGACGAAAGAGTCACGAAAACGGGAGGGTCAACTGCCATTGTTACCAGAATCGAGTAGTGTTGTCTTTGATGAAGGCCATTTGCTGGAGTTTGCAGCACAGAAAGGCCTAACGTATCGTTTTAACTTTGAGGCGTTAAATAAGGTATTAACAGGCTATATGGGACAAGATGTAAGAGAGGAATCACTTTTACTTATTGAAGATATTCTACTGTTACATGAAGAGTGGTTCGATTTGTTAAGTGATAACGCTTCGGCAGTGGAAGGGTCTAACCGTATTGAAATTTCTCTAACGGAAAACATAATTGATATAGCGCAACGTCTGCACGATAACGTTCAGCAATTACTTGAAGAATTAGTGTTCGATGCGGAACTGTTTACGATTGAAGATTATCATGTAAAGATTATCGAGGAATATTTGGAATTTTTCTCTTACGGTCTATCTATTTTATTAAAAGATGACGAGGGAATTTTTTGGCTCGAGGAAAATGACATGACGAGTACATTGGTTATTATGCCGCGATTAGTGGAGGATGTTTTGAAGAAGGAAGTATTCTCTCAAGGAATTCCATTTGTCTTTTCGTCAGCAACATTGTCACGAGGCAAGGACTTTACCTACCTTGCTAGTAGCTTGGGAATTAACAGGTATGACTCTTGTTCGGTTGCTTCACCATTTGATTACGAGCAGAAAATGAAAATAAACGGGCATATTGAATCGAGCTTGCAAGAAAAGTGGGAGAACATTGGTAACCAGTTAGTGGACAATAACGGTAAAGCTTTGGTTTTATTTTCCTCTATCGAAGAAATGAATCTGTTTCGTCAGTGGGCAATAGATCAAGAATGGCCATTTACTATGTTGTATGAGGGCGATCAGGAAATCAGTAAGACAGTAAAGGATTTTCAGAATGATCAACCTGCTGTTCTCTGCTCTTACAACTTGTGGGAAGGATTGGATATACCTGGAGAGGCATTAACAAAAGTGATTATTTCGTCGCTTCCTTTTCCACCGAAAGACCCTGTTTTTCAAGCTAAGCGAAAGCATACAGAACATCCCGAACAGGAAGTCGATGCGCCGTATATGGTCCTTCGTATACGACAAGGAATTGGCCGGCTAATCCGTACGAATGAAGATTTTGGGACAATTGATATTTGGATGACAGAGAAAGAGAGCGAGATGTATCAAAAGACGATTGAGAGCGTATTGCCTGTAGAAATGGAATGGAAATAA
- a CDS encoding RluA family pseudouridine synthase, producing the protein MKRNKRSNHETHTIDEPMELLPFLLSVMENRSRNSVKSILTRGQVSVDDDLTTKHNYQLKPGQTVMILKNKVAAKVNKMIGLSIIHEDKDIIVINKDAGLLSIASAKEKDLTAHSQLMDYVRIANPKNRIFVVHRLDRDTSGVMVFAKNEKVKRTLQDNWKRIVKERTYTAIVDGTVKKPEGTITSWLKESSTLVMYSSPKEGDGLRAVTHYQKQLSNKHFSLLKVNLETGRKNQIRVHMNDIGHPVVGDKKYGSNTNAIGRLGLHASVLAFEHPGTGKLLRFEADVPDSFMRKFK; encoded by the coding sequence ATGAAACGAAATAAAAGGTCGAACCATGAAACCCATACAATTGATGAACCAATGGAATTATTGCCATTTTTATTGAGCGTAATGGAAAACCGTAGTCGAAATTCGGTAAAATCGATTCTTACGAGGGGACAGGTTTCGGTAGATGATGATCTGACAACGAAACATAATTACCAGCTAAAGCCTGGACAAACAGTGATGATACTTAAAAATAAAGTTGCAGCTAAAGTTAATAAAATGATTGGGTTGTCTATTATTCATGAGGATAAAGATATTATTGTGATTAATAAGGATGCAGGATTACTTTCGATAGCATCAGCAAAAGAGAAAGACTTAACAGCGCATAGTCAGTTGATGGACTACGTTCGTATTGCGAATCCAAAGAACCGTATTTTTGTCGTTCACCGATTAGACCGTGATACCTCAGGTGTGATGGTTTTTGCAAAAAATGAAAAGGTTAAGCGAACGCTTCAGGATAATTGGAAGCGTATCGTAAAAGAGCGGACGTACACAGCAATTGTAGATGGGACAGTTAAGAAACCTGAAGGAACGATCACTTCGTGGTTAAAAGAAAGCAGTACGTTAGTTATGTATTCTAGTCCAAAAGAAGGTGATGGACTACGTGCTGTAACCCACTATCAAAAGCAACTGTCGAATAAACATTTTTCATTATTGAAAGTTAATTTGGAAACGGGAAGAAAAAACCAAATACGTGTTCATATGAATGATATAGGACATCCAGTTGTCGGTGATAAAAAATATGGATCGAACACAAATGCGATTGGTCGGCTAGGCCTTCATGCTAGTGTTTTAGCTTTTGAACATCCTGGAACAGGTAAGCTCTTGCGCTTTGAAGCGGATGTTCCAGATAGTTTCATGCGCAAATTCAAGTAA
- a CDS encoding COG4315 family predicted lipoprotein produces MKKWMFMITILTTILLLAACGNETENTQGDQGNNDKTSESESASLQLLDDAEIGKYLADAEGMTLYYFTKDESGKSNCSGKCLDNWPPFIAKDFEVPEGFSKNDFATIEREDTGEKQVTYKGYPLYYFVKDQAKGDVKGQGVKDVWYIVNAKTTF; encoded by the coding sequence ATGAAAAAATGGATGTTTATGATAACAATTTTAACAACGATATTGTTGTTAGCTGCCTGTGGTAATGAAACAGAAAACACCCAAGGAGACCAGGGAAACAATGATAAAACGAGCGAATCAGAAAGTGCTAGTCTACAATTATTGGATGATGCAGAAATAGGGAAATATTTAGCAGATGCTGAAGGCATGACGCTATATTATTTTACGAAAGACGAATCTGGAAAGAGTAATTGCAGTGGGAAATGTCTAGATAATTGGCCACCATTTATTGCAAAAGATTTTGAAGTTCCAGAAGGTTTTAGTAAAAATGACTTCGCTACAATTGAAAGAGAGGATACTGGAGAAAAACAAGTGACATATAAAGGATATCCACTCTACTACTTTGTTAAAGATCAAGCAAAAGGTGATGTAAAAGGACAGGGTGTAAAAGACGTTTGGTATATCGTTAATGCCAAAACAACTTTTTAA